gcgcggcgcgggcgcagaGCAGTCGGCCCCGAGCCCCTGGCGGCGCGCGACAACGCCACGCGAGCGCATGACTCACCATGAACGAGTACGTCGAGTACGACTGGAGGCTCCACCAGGTGCAGAACGAGCTGCTGTGCGGCGTGTCCCGCAAGCGGCTCACCGATGGCGACAAACAGCGGGCCCTCGACGGCCTCAAAGAAGCCGTAGATTCAAGTCTTAACTTAGCCCTACGTGACAAGAGCCGCTGCCAGGACGACGCCTTCCTGCGCCGGTTTCTGTACGCGCGGAAACACGATGTGCAACAAAGTTTCGAGTTGCTTGTGCGGTATCACCAGTACCGACGCGAGCACCCCGAGCTGTGGGCGCCGGCGGACGGCGGCGTGTTGCGTGCCCTCGCCGACGGGCTGCCCGGCGTGCTGGCCCAGCGCGACCGGCGCGGCCGCGCCGTGCTCCTCATGTTCGCCTCCAACTGGACCCCGCAAGCCTGCCCTCTCATGGCCGTCTACCGGGCGCTCCTCCTCACCCTCGAACGTACCCTTCAAGACGTGCAAAATCAAGCCAACGGATACGTAATAATTGTGGATTGGACCGAATTTACGTTTAAGCAATCGTGTAGTTTACAAGCCAAAGTGATGAAACTTATGATCGACGGTCTTCAAGATTGTATGCCGGTGAGGTTCAAGAGCATACATTTCATCGGTCAACCTTGGTACGTGGAGACGGCGCTCGCCGTCATAAAACCCTATCTGAGAGCGAAAACGCGTGAGCGCATCGTGCTGCACGGCAATAATTTATCGACGTTGCACGACGCGCTGCCGCTCGACATACTGCCGGCTGAGCTAGGCGGAGAAGGACCCTCGTACAACTCCGAGCGGTGGTTGAACGAGTTTTATCGTGCCGAAAGTAAAGACAACCCCGACGCGCCACCTGTTCCCCTGTCGATAAAGACTGCAACACCCCCTGAGGACGACCCGCCCTCCGCGAAACTCGACAAAGCGTATAAGCAAAAGGACAATCCAAAATCACTTAATGGCAATGAAAA
This genomic interval from Cydia splendana chromosome 15, ilCydSple1.2, whole genome shotgun sequence contains the following:
- the LOC134797621 gene encoding clavesin-2-like, which translates into the protein MNEYVEYDWRLHQVQNELLCGVSRKRLTDGDKQRALDGLKEAVDSSLNLALRDKSRCQDDAFLRRFLYARKHDVQQSFELLVRYHQYRREHPELWAPADGGVLRALADGLPGVLAQRDRRGRAVLLMFASNWTPQACPLMAVYRALLLTLERTLQDVQNQANGYVIIVDWTEFTFKQSCSLQAKVMKLMIDGLQDCMPVRFKSIHFIGQPWYVETALAVIKPYLRAKTRERIVLHGNNLSTLHDALPLDILPAELGGEGPSYNSERWLNEFYRAESKDNPDAPPVPLSIKTATPPEDDPPSAKLDKAYKQKDNPKSLNGNEKSAKSELLRDKD